TTATCGAGCGAACAGGTTTTTGCGGACTGGAAGTCCGCGCTCCAATTGATTTTTCAACAACCTCTGTTTGCTGGTCCTTATTCTAACGCCACGACTTCTGCGGCCCTGATTTTCTCTTTTGCTTTGAAAAAATAAATCAAACCGTAAACTATGCCTGTAAAGAAGCCGATTGCATGAGTCCGGTGGCTGATTGCAGGATCAAACGTTGAACTGATCAGCATAACCAGAGCAAATCCGATCGAGCGCAGCAATCTTTGCAGAATAGAAAAGCGCCGTTCGGTGGAAACAAATAAAGTGAGCCAGAAACCAGCCATTAAATAGACGACACCGGAAGCCCCTACGAGGCCCGTTCCTGGCGGATACGTTGCAATGGAAACAAGATTCACAACGATGCCAAGGACAAAAACTCCCATCGGATACACAGTAGGACCGAAATAGCCATTCAGCAGATACCCGAACAAGAATAAGCCAAGAGCGTTGGAGAAAAAATGATTCGTATCTGCATGCACCAGAATACCCGTAAGCAAACGCCAGTATTCGTGCGAAACAAAAACGGCATCACGGTCGACATTCAACCATTTTCGTAGTCCAAAAGAATTTCCCCAGTAAATCAGGGAGAAAAGAAATGTGACGGCAATAACAGCGAGACTGAAAATCCCGCAATTCTTTCGCGGCGGACGCGAAAGGTAAGTCTCAACAATTTCCGGGCGCAGTTCCTCTTTCATCAAAGTTCAGCAATGTTATGCTATCAGTGATCTGATGAACAGAAAAAGAATTGTTTTTCAGCGGACTGTGCTGGCGCTCCTGCTTTTTCTGATCGCCTGCGCAAAGCGGCCGGGGGAGAGTCCGGCGGCGCTTCCGCCGTCACGCGATCCACTGAACGAACTTCGTTTTCAACTTGACCGGGTTCTCGCGGATCCTGCATTCGACAATGCGTTTTGGGGCGTTGCGATTCAGTCGATGGAAACAGGCCAAATCCTCTATGAACAGAACGCAGGAAAACTTTTGATGCCTGCATCCAATATGAAGCTCATCACGGCAGTAACATGCCTGAAAAAGCTCGGCCCCGATTTTGTCTATGAAACCGAAATCAAA
This genomic interval from bacterium contains the following:
- a CDS encoding rhomboid family intramembrane serine protease, encoding MKEELRPEIVETYLSRPPRKNCGIFSLAVIAVTFLFSLIYWGNSFGLRKWLNVDRDAVFVSHEYWRLLTGILVHADTNHFFSNALGLFLFGYLLNGYFGPTVYPMGVFVLGIVVNLVSIATYPPGTGLVGASGVVYLMAGFWLTLFVSTERRFSILQRLLRSIGFALVMLISSTFDPAISHRTHAIGFFTGIVYGLIYFFKAKEKIRAAEVVALE